In Physeter macrocephalus isolate SW-GA unplaced genomic scaffold, ASM283717v5 random_1275, whole genome shotgun sequence, a genomic segment contains:
- the LOC114485326 gene encoding inositol-tetrakisphosphate 1-kinase-like has protein sequence MRCRSCAQQGQGAFSAASHPPGAAGCKDWPLGAARTGLGVQAVRARPALVGPGAPSRPPRPPGSACCLSLPPPGYEGVSEFFADLLNHITTVLQGQSAAAAGMGDVAPLRHSRLLAEQAGGLAAERTCSASPGCCSSMMGQEPPWTAEADVGGVGAGSTSKLPHQRLGCTAAVSPSFQQHCVASLATKASSQ, from the coding sequence ATGAGATGCCGAAGCTGTGCTCAGCAGGGACAGGGCGCTTTCTCAGCGGCTTCTCACCCTCCGGGGGCAGCCGGATGCAAGGACTGGCCCCTTGGGGCCGCACGCACCGGGCTTGGAGTCCAGGCTGTGCGCGCTCGACCAGCCCTCGTGGGTCCGGGAGCCCCTTCGCGCCCCCCGCGCCCACCTGGCTCAGCgtgctgtctgtctctcccacccccaggctaCGAGGGCGTGAGCGAGTTCTTCGCGGACCTCCTGAACCACATCACCACCGTGCTGCAGGGCCAGAGCGCGGCCGCGGCAGGCATGGGGGACGTGGCCCCGCTGAGGCACAGCAGGCTCCTGGCGGAGCAGGCGGGCGGCCTGGCGGCCGAGCGGACGTGCAGCGCCAGCCCCGGCTGCTGCAGCAGCATGATGGGCCAGGAGCCGCCCTGGACGGCCGAGGCCGACGTGGGCGGCGTGGGCGCGGGCAGCACCTCCAAGCTGCCGCACCAGAGACTCGGCTGCACCGCCGCCGTGTCGCCCAGCTTCCAGCAGCACTGCGTGGCCTCGCTGGCCACCAAGGCCTCCTCCCAGTAG